A genomic stretch from Spodoptera frugiperda isolate SF20-4 chromosome 14, AGI-APGP_CSIRO_Sfru_2.0, whole genome shotgun sequence includes:
- the LOC118279382 gene encoding armadillo repeat-containing protein 6 homolog isoform X2, producing MEGVDLSNIIKDLALGSGDNHVVTENVEKLKELCSGNKYDHDAVLKELSVLKAECEKDIARRVRAGKEGAYKVLLDLLYSKYSKIFEEMSDRDAKFIITVLETMTALMEMQPDLLDSKGVDLIKNLLDNVENEDILVATLKWTTTCCVKHEMNRQKLFAKNIAENLKLLLKVTGNYKLLSETLQVIRKLTLDDDVRVEFGKAHDHAKELGAQMLEPLTNLLKENTKPPLVSELMLTIASLLVRHELCKMVADCGVDVLFTVLADNYDNVTVVQQADKLITALAGHDDVKRDLVKSGIVPVVVSILSRHSSNANATALTLKCVAALCLREPTHGRQFIDSGAPDVIIECMKVHPDNASVQKNACWAIRNMVARCRDQNVKFHELGVEAILNAAYDKFASDFGFDIKSALRDLECDVKLDEQWTGQGVQLEH from the exons ATGGAA GGAGTAGATCTatcaaacataataaaagaCCTGGCTCTTGGTTCCGGAGACAACCATGTGGTTACGGAGAATGTTGAGAAGCTGAAGGAACTGTGCAGCGGTAACAAATATGATCATGATGCTGTTTTGAAGGAATTGAGTGTTTTAAag GCAGAATGTGAAAAGGACATAGCCCGTAGAGTCCGAGCCGGCAAGGAAGGTGCATACAAAGTACTGTTAGACCTCCTATACTCCAAgtacagtaaaatatttgaagaaatgAGTGACCGTGATGCCAAGTTCATTATTACGGTACTGGAAACGATGACTGCATTGATGGAAATGCAACCTGATTTGCTGGATAGTAAGGGTGTGGATTTGATTAAGAA TTTACTGGATAATGTAGAAAACGAAGATATTTTGGTAGCTACATTGAAATGGACTACAACATGCTGTGTCAAGCATGAGATGAACAGACAGAAACTATTTGCTAAGAACATCGCTGAGAATCTCAAATTGTTGCTCAAAGTCACTGGGAATTATAAG TTATTAAGTGAGACACTACAAGTGATCAGAAAGCTGACGCTAGACGACGATGTTCGCGTCGAGTTCGGTAAGGCACACGACCACGCCAAGGAGTTGGGAGCGCAGATGTTGGAACCTCTCACTAATTTGTTGAAAG AGAACACAAAGCCCCCGCTAGTATCGGAGCTGATGCTGACTATAGCGAGCCTCCTGGTGCGACACGAGCTGTGCAAGATGGTGGCAGACTGCGGGGTCGATGTCCTGTTCACGGTGCTCGCTGATAACTATGATAATGTTACTGTGGTGCAACAGGCTGATAAATT AATAACAGCGTTAGCAGGACACGACGATGTGAAAAGGGATCTAGTGAAAAGTGGTATTGTACCCGTTGTAGTCTCCATACTTTCTAGGCATTCG aGTAACGCCAACGCAACAGCGTTAACACTGAAGTGTGTAGCGGCGCTGTGTCTCCGCGAGCCGACGCACGGACGACAGTTCATAGACAGCGGCGCGCCAGACGTCATCATCGAGTGCATGAAGGTGCATCCCGATAATGCTAGTGTACAG AAAAACGCCTGCTGGGCCATTCGCAACATGGTAGCGAGATGTCGCGACCAGAACGTCAAATTTCACGAGTTGGGTGTCGAAGCTATATTAAACGCGGCTTACGATAAATTCGCCAGCGATTTCGGCTTCGATATCAAGTCCGCTTTAAGGGATTTGGAGTGTGATGTGAAGTTGGATGAGCAATGGACCGGCCAAGGAGTGCAGTTGGAGCATTGA
- the LOC118279382 gene encoding armadillo repeat-containing protein 6 homolog isoform X1 encodes MVRVITQETYDEVVKENIDEFEMTPEEAIKEAVAQFEAQGVDLSNIIKDLALGSGDNHVVTENVEKLKELCSGNKYDHDAVLKELSVLKAECEKDIARRVRAGKEGAYKVLLDLLYSKYSKIFEEMSDRDAKFIITVLETMTALMEMQPDLLDSKGVDLIKNLLDNVENEDILVATLKWTTTCCVKHEMNRQKLFAKNIAENLKLLLKVTGNYKLLSETLQVIRKLTLDDDVRVEFGKAHDHAKELGAQMLEPLTNLLKENTKPPLVSELMLTIASLLVRHELCKMVADCGVDVLFTVLADNYDNVTVVQQADKLITALAGHDDVKRDLVKSGIVPVVVSILSRHSSNANATALTLKCVAALCLREPTHGRQFIDSGAPDVIIECMKVHPDNASVQKNACWAIRNMVARCRDQNVKFHELGVEAILNAAYDKFASDFGFDIKSALRDLECDVKLDEQWTGQGVQLEH; translated from the exons GGAGTAGATCTatcaaacataataaaagaCCTGGCTCTTGGTTCCGGAGACAACCATGTGGTTACGGAGAATGTTGAGAAGCTGAAGGAACTGTGCAGCGGTAACAAATATGATCATGATGCTGTTTTGAAGGAATTGAGTGTTTTAAag GCAGAATGTGAAAAGGACATAGCCCGTAGAGTCCGAGCCGGCAAGGAAGGTGCATACAAAGTACTGTTAGACCTCCTATACTCCAAgtacagtaaaatatttgaagaaatgAGTGACCGTGATGCCAAGTTCATTATTACGGTACTGGAAACGATGACTGCATTGATGGAAATGCAACCTGATTTGCTGGATAGTAAGGGTGTGGATTTGATTAAGAA TTTACTGGATAATGTAGAAAACGAAGATATTTTGGTAGCTACATTGAAATGGACTACAACATGCTGTGTCAAGCATGAGATGAACAGACAGAAACTATTTGCTAAGAACATCGCTGAGAATCTCAAATTGTTGCTCAAAGTCACTGGGAATTATAAG TTATTAAGTGAGACACTACAAGTGATCAGAAAGCTGACGCTAGACGACGATGTTCGCGTCGAGTTCGGTAAGGCACACGACCACGCCAAGGAGTTGGGAGCGCAGATGTTGGAACCTCTCACTAATTTGTTGAAAG AGAACACAAAGCCCCCGCTAGTATCGGAGCTGATGCTGACTATAGCGAGCCTCCTGGTGCGACACGAGCTGTGCAAGATGGTGGCAGACTGCGGGGTCGATGTCCTGTTCACGGTGCTCGCTGATAACTATGATAATGTTACTGTGGTGCAACAGGCTGATAAATT AATAACAGCGTTAGCAGGACACGACGATGTGAAAAGGGATCTAGTGAAAAGTGGTATTGTACCCGTTGTAGTCTCCATACTTTCTAGGCATTCG aGTAACGCCAACGCAACAGCGTTAACACTGAAGTGTGTAGCGGCGCTGTGTCTCCGCGAGCCGACGCACGGACGACAGTTCATAGACAGCGGCGCGCCAGACGTCATCATCGAGTGCATGAAGGTGCATCCCGATAATGCTAGTGTACAG AAAAACGCCTGCTGGGCCATTCGCAACATGGTAGCGAGATGTCGCGACCAGAACGTCAAATTTCACGAGTTGGGTGTCGAAGCTATATTAAACGCGGCTTACGATAAATTCGCCAGCGATTTCGGCTTCGATATCAAGTCCGCTTTAAGGGATTTGGAGTGTGATGTGAAGTTGGATGAGCAATGGACCGGCCAAGGAGTGCAGTTGGAGCATTGA
- the LOC126911378 gene encoding tektin-3-like: MTTAEKGDYLSFGDRNNGLSTIKTWHEHNQMVLKGDIIRTTDKNTAITKNSIIKVNHTSCEDYSDSTDQLKHRARHINYWKAELERAIRDMDAEINVLEAQRQQLKNAMDTLRIPEYINEECLDLRRMRMQSDLIYDEPQEDLFTESALIENVKKLHRDLLRDVEYQLDMNVASKNWLERDWSDKQLAFKYESENAYLETKAVNVKDSAGATRLSEGQSNVPSWEQFTINALNEFKISIDKSKALRAKVDAVLINTSRDLRSQDIKVNNSLSERIARTEQVKTELENQLKLTLEKIVETENILEMLHEEMLKVSQRIQVAQTRLNTKNCRPNVENCREGSLVALIEEVRDLNDSMSLLQKRSLETEKLRAELIHERSILENEIIVKKKTLHLDNERCLFLRSHYQSAEKMCGF, from the exons atgaCAACAGCAGAGAAAGGCGACTACCTCTCATTTGGCGACAGAAACAACGGACTATCAACGATAAAAACATGGCATGAACACAACCAAATGGTCTTAAAAGGCGACATAATACGCACCACTGACAAAAACACTGCGATCACCAAAAACAGCATCATAAAAGTCAACCACACTTCATGCGAAGATTACAGCGACAGTACCGACCAGTTAAAACATAGGGCAAGACACATAAACTACTGGAAAGCCGAACTAGAAAGGGCTATAAGAGACATGGACGCGGAAATCAACGTACTAGAAGCACAGAGGCAACAGCTAAAGAACGCAATGGACACTTTGAGAATACCAGAATATATTAACGAAGAATGTTTAGACTTGAGAAGAATGCGAATGCAATCCGATTTAATATACGACGAGCCACAAGAAGATTTGTTTACTGAATCCGCGTTGATAGAAAACGTTAAGAAATTGCATAGAGATTTGTTAAGGGATGTTGAGTATCAATTGGATATGAATGTGGCGTCCAAAAATTGGCTGGAGAGGGACTGGAGTGATAAGCAGTTGGCGTTTAAGTATGAGAGTGAGAATGCTTATTTGGAGACTAAAGCTGTTAATGTTAAAGATTCTGCGGGCGCTACTCGGCTTTCTGAAG GCCAATCAAACGTACCATCATGGGAACAATTCACGATAAACGCATTAAACGAATTCAAAATATCGATCGACAAATCTAAAGCTTTGCGAGCCAAAGTGGACGCCGTACTAATAAACACATCCAGGGATCTTCGTTCACAAGACATCAAAGTGAACAACTCGCTAAGCGAAAGGATCGCTCGTACGGAACAAGTGAAGACGGAACTAGAAAACCAGTTAAAGTTGACCCTTGAAAAAATAGTCGAGACAGAGAACATTCTAGAGATGTTACACGAAGAAATGCTGAAGGTATCGCAGAGAATACAAGTGGCGCAGACAAGATTGAACACTAAAAACTGTAGGCCTAACGTCGAGAATTGCAGAGAAGGGTCTTTGGTAGCGTTGATAGAAGAAGTCAGGGATTTGAATGATAGTATGAGTTTGTTGCAAAAGCGTTCGTTGGAGACTGAGAAACTGAGGGCGgaattaatacacgaacggtCTATTTTAGAGAATGAGATCATTGTTAAGAAGAAGACGTTACATTTAGACAATGAGAGGTGTTTGTTCTTGCGGTCGCATTACCAGTCTGCTGAGAAAATGTGTGGCTTCTAA